In the Arachis hypogaea cultivar Tifrunner chromosome 20, arahy.Tifrunner.gnm2.J5K5, whole genome shotgun sequence genome, ATATTATATGACTGCGCCTTGTGTATCTAAGACTTTATTGGTGCCAAATTAAAAATATCATGCATGTGTGTCCAAAAATGTATccgttcatttatttatttttttcttattctatATAATAATTACTATCCAATTTAGATTGCAAACcaacaaataaaaaaacttaGGCTGTGTTATGTTAGGCTGGTTTGATTTAAAAATAGGATacaataagacattaaaaataaaatataaaaaatagaaatataaaaattaatatttttattttttattcaataataaaataaaataaattataaaaaattaatttattcacatttttttgtttaaaaaataaaaaaaatataataataaaaatataattataaaaaattaataaaaataataaaaaaattatatattttgttaatatttGTGTATCTTTTCTATTAGGATAAACACAAATTATacattaattttatgtttttggaTACAATATATATCTTATTTACTAAATACAATTTTATATCTGTGTTTCTATTTTGATATTTCATGCTCGTAAACAAACACAAtcttaaaaagacaaaaatattaaaCCATAAGACACAATCTGATATATGTTTATTGTTTATTTGTtgaaatacaaattttttgtaggcataataatatataaatacatataagatacatattttgtgtctttttttaaagttaaaacaCAATAATACATAATACgcaaaaattaatctttttatcCCTAACTATTTTTTACAttacctatttatttatttattttttataagaaataaaatattggCTAATTGAATGAGCTTTATATCCGACTTAAAAGAAGTAAAATAtcaaaccaataaaaaaaaattatatcagacTCTCCCCATTATTACCTATTCTATTGTGAACTTCCCTTACAACACGAATAACCCTGTAATCACCCAATAATTATGATGAGTAGCATCATCAATTGATGATAATTAACTTTTGAATTATGGAAAACGGTAACTCTTGGTTCAAAAGACAAAACAGATATACGATcaaaaggaatataaaaggtcTAAGCTGCTATACGATCAGGACAACAATCACACACTGGTCTAATGGTCTTAACTTCCCGCAAACATGAGAGTCTTCTTCACTCGCCTTAActccctcatcatcattcttatttGCTTCTTCTTCATCGCTCCATCAACCTCTTTCGATACTTTAACCGGAACACAAATCCTCACAACCAACCAAACCTTGTTGTCAGAAAATCAAACCTTCGTTCTAGGCTTCTTCAGAGGTTCCAACACCAACTATTACCTCGGAATATGGTACAACAACATCAATCCTCAAACAATAGTTTGGGTTGCAAACAGAGACAATCCCATTGACAACTCCAAAGGCTATCTCAAGATCGGAGACAACGGAAACTTTGTCCTTCTCAATTCATCCGGCAACCCCGCATGGTCCTCCAACCAAACCAGCGCCAAGAATCCAGTTCTCCAGCTCCTGGAAACCGGTAACCTTGTTCTCAAAGACTCGGAACAGAGCAATAACTACCTATGGCAGAGCTTCGATTACCCAACAGATACCTTGCTACCTGGGATGAAGTTGGGTTGGAACTTCGACACAGGAATTGAGAAGCACTTAACATCGTGGAAGGTCACAGGTGAAGACCCTTCTTCCGGTGACTACACTTTCAAGCTAGATTACCGCGGTTTACCTGAGATTTTTCTGAGGACAAACCAGACTATCATATACCAAACTGGTCCTTGGAATGGTGAGAGATTCAGCGGGGTTCCAGAGATGGACACCGATACTCATTCCATTGTGTTCAGCTTCTCCGATGACGCGCACGGCGCGTTCTACTCTTTCTCCATCGGGAACGCTTCTTTGTTATCGAGGCTAACGGTGACGTCAGATTCAGACGGAGAACTTCAACGGCGGACGTGGATAGAGAGCAGCGAATCTTGGAACAAGTTCTGGTACAAACCGGCGGATCAATGCGACCATTACAGGGAGTGTGGTCCGTACGGAGTGTGTGACAATAATGCATCGCCGGTTTGCACATGTATGAAAGGGTTCAGCCCTAAGAACCCTCAGGCTTGGAATCTGAGAGATGGATCTGGCGGGTGTGTGAGGAACACGGGTTTGAATTGTTCGACTGACAAGTTCTTGCATCTTGAGAACATGAAGCTGCCGGAGACAAGCAGCGTGTTTATAAATAAGAGTATGACACTTGATGAATGTGGCAGTTTGTGTAAGAGGAATTGTTCATGCACTGCATATGCGAACATTGATATCAGAAACGGAGGAAGTGGCTGTGTTATGTGGATTGGTCAACTCTTTGACATGAATGTCTACCATACAGATGGTCAAGATCTCTATGTCAGATTGGCAGCTGCTGATATAGGTACTGTCTAATTGATTAAGTGGTTGCACATTTTTGCTATGATGGTGACGTTATTGCAAGTTCCTTCCTAATTGATTAAGTAGTTCTTTCTGATGAATTTAGTGACACACAGGATCTACTAGTTCCAGCAAGAATCGTAGAGCTGTTCTAGCTACTGGCATCACACTTAGTGCACTTGTTTTAGTTTTGGGAGTGGTTGCTATTTGTTACTTAAGGAAGAAGAGACAACAAAGTTCTAGAGGTAATGTATAATAAACTTCTCCATACGTCTCTTTATATAATATGGTACGGTAGTGTATATGGTTTTTGTGCTGCATAAATAAATCATTTACCTTGGTTATTATCAATAGTCGCTATTCCAGGTTTTGTCCACAGAAGTTATGATTGGTTAATGAATGAGATTGTGTCTTCTAGGTGACGAAAGGAACATGGAAGATCTGAAATTGCCAATGTTTGATTTTGATACCTTAACGATGGCTACAAATAATTTCTCTCAAGATAATAAACTTGGAGAAGGAGGCTTCGGTATTGTTTATAGGGTAAGTTGTTTTAATACTTTAAAGACAGCACAACTAtcataacatacttatatatatactaaCAGATTGTGCCTATGACAATATCAGGGTAGATTGATTGAAGGTCAAGAAATTGCTATAAAAAGGTTATCAGAAAATTCTGGACAAGgaattaatgaatttaaaaatgaaatcaaattaattgCCAAACTCCAACATCGAAATCTAGTCCGATTACTTGGTTGCTGCATTGAGAAGAATGAGAAGATGGTGGTCTATGAATATATGGAAAATAGAGGACTTGATTCCATTTTGTTTGGTGAGCATTGTTTCTCTCAATATCTTGTATGTttatgcattaattttttttaattatcatatATACTTACTTTGCTTGTTAAACTTAATTACAGACAAATCAAAAAATCTCTTGCTTAATTGGGAGAAGcgttttaatattatatgtggAATAGCTAGAGGACTTCTTTATTTGCATCAAGATTCAAGATTTCGAATTATTCATAGAGATCTCAAGATAAGTAATATATTACTAGATATTGAAATGAATCCAAAGATATCAGACTTTGGAATGGCTAGAATTTTTGACAAAGATCAAACACAAGAAAATACAGTAAGAATTGTTGGAACATAGTGAGTATACCATGATAATTTTTTAGAACGTTTTTTTTCTAAATCTGATATGGTGTCTTCAATTTTAACTTAGGCACATTTTTATTTTGTAGTGGTTATATGTCTCCTGAATATATTATGGATggaaatttttcaataaaatctgATGTTTATAGCTTTGGAGTTATGGTATTGGAAATTATAACTGGGaagaaaaatagaagattttcCGGGGATAACGACGAATTAAATCTTCTGGAAAATGTAAGcgaaaaaatttcttcttttatttgagtacttcttattaaataaaaataaacattctAGCTCATATATTCCAATTATTACATTGTATGTTCTTGTAGGTTTGGAGGCGTTGGCATGAAGGAACTATATTGACATTGGTTGATTCATCCATTGGCAATTCATATGCAGAATCAGAAGTCTTAAGATGCATACATGTTGGTCTCTTATGTGTCCAAGAATGTGCAGAAGATAGACCAACAATGTCTTCAGTGGTTTTAATGTTGAGTAGTGAAGCTGCATTAATGCCACGTCCTAGAAATCCTGGGTTTTTTCTAAGAAGGAATCATGAAgaaacatcctcaagaaatcaaGACAAAACAGAGAGTGTAAATCAAGTTACTGTCACATTACTAAATGCTAGGTAGTGaaagaaatttaaatttatacAATATATTTATAATTGTGAGTGCTTCTAAGTCTACTTTGATATTATTTTGATGTAATATGTATGAGATGAATtcattgattgaaaaaaaaaattgaatattctCCTTGGTTCAAATTATATGTCATTCacaaattttaacaaatatttatttcaagcttcctttatttttttttactgcaATATAGTTGTGTGATTGTGTTTATTGTCTAACAGTTGCagagtttataaattaaatagaaacTAATATTTATTTCACCAAAGATTGTATAAATACCATATTCTTTTAAAATGTTACATTCAAAGGCCTGAGAGTATAAGGAGGCAACCCAGTAACTATGAACATGCAACCCGTTAGCTACTtactgctaagtgctaactcaAGGCAACTAATACTATTCACAAAGACTCATTCATAGTAGCTTAGCCAATTGGGCCATATTCTGATAATAGAATTTTTTGAAATCGAGACCCCCTCTCCTTACATGTAGATCTCCaccagaattttattattttttagcataATCTCTTACAGAAATTATTAGGAATCTTAA is a window encoding:
- the LOC112783919 gene encoding receptor-like serine/threonine-protein kinase SD1-8 isoform X1, producing the protein MRVFFTRLNSLIIILICFFFIAPSTSFDTLTGTQILTTNQTLLSENQTFVLGFFRGSNTNYYLGIWYNNINPQTIVWVANRDNPIDNSKGYLKIGDNGNFVLLNSSGNPAWSSNQTSAKNPVLQLLETGNLVLKDSEQSNNYLWQSFDYPTDTLLPGMKLGWNFDTGIEKHLTSWKVTGEDPSSGDYTFKLDYRGLPEIFLRTNQTIIYQTGPWNGERFSGVPEMDTDTHSIVFSFSDDAHGAFYSFSIGNASLLSRLTVTSDSDGELQRRTWIESSESWNKFWYKPADQCDHYRECGPYGVCDNNASPVCTCMKGFSPKNPQAWNLRDGSGGCVRNTGLNCSTDKFLHLENMKLPETSSVFINKSMTLDECGSLCKRNCSCTAYANIDIRNGGSGCVMWIGQLFDMNVYHTDGQDLYVRLAAADIGSTSSSKNRRAVLATGITLSALVLVLGVVAICYLRKKRQQSSRGDERNMEDLKLPMFDFDTLTMATNNFSQDNKLGEGGFGIVYRGRLIEGQEIAIKRLSENSGQGINEFKNEIKLIAKLQHRNLVRLLGCCIEKNEKMVVYEYMENRGLDSILFDKSKNLLLNWEKRFNIICGIARGLLYLHQDSRFRIIHRDLKISNILLDIEMNPKISDFGMARIFDKDQTQENTVRIVGTYGYMSPEYIMDGNFSIKSDVYSFGVMVLEIITGKKNRRFSGDNDELNLLENVWRRWHEGTILTLVDSSIGNSYAESEVLRCIHVGLLCVQECAEDRPTMSSVVLMLSSEAALMPRPRNPGFFLRRNHEETSSRNQDKTESVNQVTVTLLNAR
- the LOC112783919 gene encoding receptor-like serine/threonine-protein kinase SD1-8 isoform X2 gives rise to the protein MRVFFTRLNSLIIILICFFFIAPSTSFDTLTGTQILTTNQTLLSENQTFVLGFFRGSNTNYYLGIWYNNINPQTIVWVANRDNPIDNSKGYLKIGDNGNFVLLNSSGNPAWSSNQTSAKNPVLQLLETGNLVLKDSEQSNNYLWQSFDYPTDTLLPGMKLGWNFDTGIEKHLTSWKVTGEDPSSGDYTFKLDYRGLPEIFLRTNQTIIYQTGPWNGERFSGVPEMDTDTHSIVFSFSDDAHGAFYSFSIGNASLLSRLTVTSDSDGELQRRTWIESSESWNKFWYKPADQCDHYRECGPYGVCDNNASPVCTCMKGFSPKNPQAWNLRDGSGGCVRNTGLNCSTDKFLHLENMKLPETSSVFINKSMTLDECGSLCKRNCSCTAYANIDIRNGGSGCVMWIGQLFDMNVYHTDGQDLYVRLAAADIGSTSSSKNRRAVLATGITLSALVLVLGVVAICYLRKKRQQSSRGDERNMEDLKLPMFDFDTLTMATNNFSQDNKLGEGGFGIVYRGRLIEGQEIAIKRLSENSGQGINEFKNEIKLIAKLQHRNLVRLLGCCIEKNEKMVVYEYMENRGLDSILFDKSKNLLLNWEKRFNIICGIARGLLYLHQDSRFRIIHRDLKISNILLDIEMNPKISDFGMARIFDKDQTQENTWLYVS